The Benincasa hispida cultivar B227 chromosome 9, ASM972705v1, whole genome shotgun sequence genome has a segment encoding these proteins:
- the LOC120084528 gene encoding uncharacterized protein K02A2.6-like, translated as MPLNNILEVELFDLWGIDFMGPFPLSCGQQYILLVVDYVSKWVEAVACARNDASTTRNIFTRYGTPRALISDEGTHFINRIIPKLLAKYNVRHKISTAYHPQTGGQVEVSNREIKSILEKVINATRKDWAQWLDEALWAYKTTYKTPVGKLKSKWSGPFIIKTIVPHGAVEIRREDGTNVFKVNGQRVKPYFEDGLECQKSSLALREAN; from the exons atgcccttgaacaatatTCTCGAAGTTGAGTTGTTTGATCTTTGGGGCATAGACTTTATGGGACCCTTTCCCCTGTCCTGTGGCCAACAGTACATCCTGCTTGTAGTAGATTATGTAtctaagtgggtagaagcagtggCCTGTGCTAGGAATGATGCGTCCACTACCAGGAATATCTTTACACGCTATGGAACGCCAAGAGCTCTGATAAGCGACGAAGGTACGCACTTTATTAATCGCATCATTCCCAAAttacttgcaaaatataatgttaGGCACAAGATTTCCACTGCCTACCACCCACAAACAGGCGGTCAAGTGGAAGTATCAAATCGAGAAATCAAGTCCATCCTAGAGAAAGTCATCAATGCAACACGGAAGGATTGGGCACAGTGGCTGGATGAAGCGCTCTGGGCCTACAAGACTACTTACAAAACTCCTGTAG GAAAGCTAAAATCCAAGTGGTCAGGACCTTTTATCATCAAGACAATCGTCCCACATGGAGCTGTGGAAATAAGAAGAGAAGATGGCACTAACGTGTTCAAAGTAAATGGCCAAAGAGTAAAGccttactttgaagatggaCTAGAATGCCAAAAGTCATCTCTCGCACTACGTGAAGCCAATTGA